Sequence from the Cucumis sativus cultivar 9930 chromosome 1, Cucumber_9930_V3, whole genome shotgun sequence genome:
ccatttatatttcttcaaaCCCGTCCTTTCTTATCTTGATTCAAACTATTGAGAAGAAACTGATTTTATCTCAACTCAACCAATGTAAAAACAGTAGGATTTTTTCCGTATCCACCCTCATGAATGTAGGATCAGCTTTCCTGTCTCCCCTTTCTTTGCCCATTTTCTTTGGGTAATGGAAGTCCTACAAAGATAGAAAGTTTGATATCGTAGGCTTCCATTTCAAAACAATTGGCAAGGGCATGTTAGCTAACATTGTTGGTTTCAAAACCAACTAGCAATAAGAAGAGTAGCCTAGATATTATATAAACATTGTGAAAACTCTTCGATCCAATAGGATCTTCACCCTCCAAAGAAACTCTGAATCTTTAGTGACCAAGAAGCTAATAATGGCTCTTTTTGGAGTTTAGTTACTCTTTTTGCTTCTACTTGATTCTCCCCTTCAGCCTTCTAAACTCATTTGTAAGTATACTCTTAacccaaatttatatattagttgtgcttttttttttgtaattttgttgtgTCACACAATTTGTGTGTGGacacaaaaaaacaaaaactaaaaaaaacatccTGAAGTCCcctgaattttttaaatgtgtcATCCTCAacataaaagatttaaaatagatAACTTCTAGCAAGTAGAGGCAGCTAATCAATGGAACAAGTATCTAAGCAGTAAACTCAAAAAGCAAACTCAAATCtatccttttaaaaaagaagaaaaaaatgcagATGATATGCTACAAGTATGTGCCAAccaatgttaaaaaaatggatCAAAAATTTGTATTCTCCAACCCGTTATTTAATTGTAACCAACAgtaaaaatatgaacaaacGAATGACAGGAAAAGAAATTGACCAATTGCAAAATCATCAGGCAGGAAGTTAAGACCAAAAATTTCACTAATTAACAATCAAGTATAAAGGAATCCAGAGTCGAAAACAGACTAAAAAATTGGAAACcctaaaaagaacaaatttacCCCAGATTGACGCACACTCTGTGAATGGGCGTGAACGGATCacgaaagaaaaagatggaaaataaatcaaacGACATactaaaggaagaaaaagatggagaGAAATGATATTACGAATTCTCTGACGATGCCCTTGTAAACAAGATAGGGAACGGCGATTCCGAAGATACCCACAATCGCCAAATTCCGGCGAGTCCAGCGAAAATTAAGCTCAAGATTTTCTCTGGCA
This genomic interval carries:
- the LOC101206025 gene encoding uncharacterized protein LOC101206025; protein product: MGGGMEAHKNKFIEDWSTARENLELNFRWTRRNLAIVGIFGIAVPYLVYKGIVREFHMQDEDAGRPYRKFF